In one Deltaproteobacteria bacterium genomic region, the following are encoded:
- the ssb gene encoding single-stranded DNA-binding protein produces the protein MANININRVILAGNLTRDPETRFLPSGVAVTSFSIAVNRRYKVNNEAKEEVSFFDVSVFGKTGENCAEYLSKGRSVLVEGRLRQRSWETDGVKRSKIEVVADNVQFLGAPRGASAEPSAPAAPAPAPESQDDDIPF, from the coding sequence ATGGCCAACATAAACATCAACCGTGTCATCCTCGCCGGCAACCTCACGCGGGATCCCGAGACGCGCTTCCTCCCTTCCGGGGTGGCCGTCACGAGCTTCAGCATCGCGGTGAATCGCCGCTACAAGGTGAACAACGAGGCCAAGGAAGAGGTCTCCTTCTTCGATGTCTCGGTGTTCGGGAAGACGGGCGAGAATTGCGCCGAGTACCTTTCCAAGGGGCGGTCCGTGCTGGTCGAGGGGCGCCTGAGGCAGCGCAGTTGGGAGACCGACGGCGTGAAGCGAAGCAAGATCGAGGTCGTGGCGGACAACGTCCAGTTCCTCGGCGCACCGCGCGGCGCGTCGGCCGAGCCTTCCGCACCGGCGGCTCCGGCTCCGGCGCCCGAATCGCAAGACGACGATATCCCGTTCTAA
- the rpsR gene encoding 30S ribosomal protein S18 gives MSTPYKPRPSSGPRRDDHRGPAGGGKKRYVRKKFCRFCAEKELAIDYKNAYMIKQFVSERGKIVPRRITGNCAKHQRKLTVEIKKARILALIAFTATQVR, from the coding sequence ATGAGCACCCCGTACAAGCCCCGCCCGTCCTCCGGTCCCCGGCGCGACGACCATCGCGGCCCGGCCGGAGGAGGGAAGAAGCGGTACGTCCGCAAGAAGTTCTGCCGCTTCTGCGCGGAGAAAGAGCTCGCGATCGACTACAAAAACGCGTACATGATCAAGCAGTTCGTCTCCGAGCGGGGGAAGATCGTCCCCCGCCGCATCACGGGGAACTGCGCCAAGCACCAGCGGAAGCTGACGGTGGAGATCAAGAAGGCGCGGATCCTCGCGCTGATCGCCTTCACCGCCACGCAGGTCCGGTAG